From Bacillus sp. FSL K6-3431, the proteins below share one genomic window:
- a CDS encoding BaiN/RdsA family NAD(P)/FAD-dependent oxidoreductase, whose amino-acid sequence MMYDVIVIGGGPSGLMASIAAAETGAKVLLIDKGNKLGRKLAISGGGRCNVTNRLPVDEIIRHIPGNGRFLYGAFSVFNNEDIISFFENLGIALKEEDHGRMFPVSDRAQSVVDAMLALMKKLGVEIQVNTPVKEVLYSNEQIAGVLLESGEQIASKAVVIAVGGKSVPHTGSTGDGFPWAEAAGHTITELFPTEVPVTSAETFIKEKTLQGLSLRDVALSVLNPKGKAIITHRMDMIFTHLGVSGPAVLRCSQFVVKAQKKWKLDEVTMSLDALPDVKQEDLFQDIQKKIKEEPKKAVKNALKGLVPERYLLFLLENSDIDPSDLCASISMEKLRAFTVSCKQFRFEVNGTLPLEKAFVTGGGVSVKEIEPKTMASKLMPGLFFCGEVLDIYGYTGGYNITSALVTGRLAGANAAAVSGEKS is encoded by the coding sequence ATAATGTATGATGTGATTGTAATTGGTGGCGGACCTTCTGGGCTTATGGCTTCTATTGCTGCGGCAGAAACGGGCGCAAAAGTTTTGTTAATAGATAAAGGAAATAAGCTAGGACGGAAACTGGCTATTTCAGGAGGAGGACGTTGCAATGTAACGAACCGCTTGCCAGTCGACGAAATTATTCGACATATCCCTGGAAATGGTCGCTTCCTATACGGAGCTTTCTCCGTATTTAATAACGAAGATATTATTAGTTTTTTTGAAAACCTTGGGATTGCGCTGAAAGAGGAAGATCATGGTAGAATGTTCCCAGTATCAGATCGGGCACAGTCTGTTGTAGATGCAATGCTCGCATTGATGAAAAAGCTTGGAGTTGAAATTCAAGTAAATACGCCAGTAAAAGAAGTATTATATTCAAATGAACAAATCGCAGGTGTACTACTTGAATCAGGTGAACAAATTGCCAGTAAAGCGGTAGTCATCGCTGTAGGCGGAAAATCCGTTCCACATACTGGATCTACCGGAGACGGATTCCCATGGGCAGAGGCTGCCGGACATACGATCACAGAACTTTTCCCAACCGAAGTGCCTGTTACTTCTGCAGAAACTTTTATAAAAGAAAAGACGTTGCAAGGATTATCATTACGAGATGTGGCATTAAGCGTTCTCAATCCGAAGGGAAAAGCAATTATCACTCATAGAATGGATATGATTTTCACTCATCTCGGTGTCTCTGGTCCCGCCGTTCTCAGGTGCAGCCAATTTGTTGTAAAGGCACAGAAAAAATGGAAGCTTGATGAGGTTACGATGTCACTAGATGCTTTACCTGACGTTAAACAAGAAGATCTATTTCAGGATATTCAAAAGAAAATTAAAGAAGAACCAAAAAAGGCAGTTAAAAATGCATTAAAAGGTCTTGTACCTGAACGTTATTTATTATTTTTATTGGAAAATAGTGATATTGATCCAAGTGATCTTTGCGCCTCCATTTCAATGGAAAAACTCCGTGCGTTCACCGTTTCATGCAAGCAATTCCGCTTTGAAGTTAATGGGACATTACCACTCGAAAAGGCATTTGTTACAGGCGGTGGTGTATCTGTTAAGGAAATTGAACCAAAAACAATGGCTTCTAAACTCATGCCTGGCCTTTTTTTCTGTGGGGAAGTACTTGATATATATGGCTACACTGGTGGGTATAACATTACATCTGCTTTAGTGACAGGAAGATTAGCAGGAGCAAACGCTGCGGCTGTTAGCGGCGAAAAAAGTTGA
- a CDS encoding sporulation protein Cse60, which translates to MMQVKLFDCEHEQDLEEEMNKFLGELGTRDIIDIKYHVAAIGEASAEQIYCFSAMVLYVK; encoded by the coding sequence ATGATGCAAGTAAAGCTATTTGATTGTGAACACGAGCAGGATCTTGAAGAGGAAATGAATAAGTTTCTTGGCGAGTTGGGAACAAGAGATATTATTGATATCAAATACCATGTAGCAGCGATTGGTGAGGCTAGTGCGGAGCAAATATACTGCTTCAGCGCGATGGTATTGTATGTGAAATGA
- a CDS encoding rhodanese-like domain-containing protein, whose translation MAEIKTITPEEVKNQLQSGGTLNLIDVREDDEVAEGMIPEALHIKMGDIPERLDQLDKEKEYILVCRSGGRSGRVCDYLREQGYDVTNMVGGMLEWTGTEKPKL comes from the coding sequence ATGGCTGAAATCAAAACGATTACTCCAGAAGAGGTAAAGAATCAACTCCAAAGTGGAGGAACATTGAATTTAATAGATGTTCGAGAAGATGATGAAGTTGCGGAAGGGATGATACCCGAGGCTTTACATATTAAAATGGGTGATATTCCAGAGCGTTTAGATCAATTAGATAAAGAAAAAGAATATATCCTTGTTTGCAGATCAGGTGGACGTAGCGGAAGAGTTTGTGATTATTTGCGGGAACAAGGATACGATGTAACAAATATGGTTGGTGGAATGCTCGAGTGGACAGGAACTGAGAAACCGAAACTATAA
- the leuS gene encoding leucine--tRNA ligase codes for MGFSHHKIEQKWQQYWEENKTYKTDANGEGEKFYALDMFPYPSGSGLHVGHPEGYTATDILSRLKRMQGYNVLHPMGWDAFGLPAEQYALDTGNDPAEFTQHNIETFKRQIKSLGFSYDWDREINTTDPGYYKWTQWIFLKLFEKGLAYVDEVPVNWCPALGTVLANEEVIDGKSERGGHPVERRPMRQWILRITKYADRLLEDLEELDWPESIKDMQRNWIGRSEGAEVTFGIDGFAETFSVFTTRPDTLFGATYAVLAPEHPFVNKITSFEQKKAVEAYIEEVKSKSDLMRTDLAKEKTGVFTGAYAVNPVNGEKMPIWIADYVLMSYGTGAIMAVPAHDERDYEFAKEFGLEIKEVVAGGDIEESVYTGDGAHVNSDFLDGMNKAEAIKVMIDWLEKKNVGTKKITYRLRDWLFSRQRYWGEPIPIIHWEDGTMTGVPDEQLPVILPVTNEIKPSGTGESPLANISDWLNVEDPVTGKKGRRETNTMPQWAGSCWYYLRYIDPDNDKALADEELLKKWLPVDIYIGGAEHAVLHLLYARFWHKFLYDIGIVPTKEPFQKLFNQGMILGENNEKMSKSKGNVVNPDHIVESHGADTLRLYEMFMGPLDSSIAWSATGLDGARRFLDRVWRLLVNEDGSISEKVRSGSGTELEKVYHQTVKKVTEDYETLGFNTAISQLMVFINEGYKSDILPKDYIEGFVKMLAPICPHISEELWQKLGHEETLTYEAWPVYDENKLIDDEVEVVVQINGKVRAKMMISRELTREQLEKIAVNDEKVKIMIEGKTIRKVIAVPGKLVNIVAN; via the coding sequence ATGGGTTTTAGCCATCATAAAATTGAACAGAAATGGCAGCAGTATTGGGAAGAAAACAAAACATATAAAACGGATGCTAATGGCGAGGGAGAGAAATTTTATGCACTGGATATGTTCCCGTATCCATCTGGATCTGGATTACACGTCGGTCATCCAGAAGGTTATACAGCGACAGATATTCTTTCACGTTTGAAACGGATGCAAGGTTACAATGTACTACACCCGATGGGATGGGACGCGTTTGGTCTACCGGCTGAGCAATATGCGCTAGATACAGGGAATGATCCGGCTGAATTTACGCAACACAATATTGAAACATTCAAAAGACAAATTAAATCACTAGGTTTTTCTTATGATTGGGACCGCGAAATTAATACAACTGATCCTGGCTATTATAAATGGACGCAGTGGATTTTTCTGAAATTGTTTGAAAAAGGGCTTGCATATGTAGATGAAGTGCCTGTGAATTGGTGCCCAGCACTTGGAACAGTGCTTGCTAATGAAGAAGTCATTGATGGGAAAAGTGAACGAGGTGGGCACCCGGTTGAACGACGCCCGATGAGACAATGGATCTTAAGGATTACAAAATATGCTGATCGTTTACTTGAAGACTTGGAAGAACTTGACTGGCCTGAGAGTATCAAAGATATGCAACGGAATTGGATTGGTCGTTCAGAAGGGGCAGAAGTGACGTTCGGAATCGATGGTTTTGCCGAAACATTTTCTGTATTTACAACACGTCCAGATACGCTATTCGGCGCAACATATGCAGTATTAGCACCGGAGCATCCATTTGTTAATAAAATTACTAGTTTTGAGCAGAAAAAGGCTGTCGAGGCTTATATTGAAGAAGTAAAATCAAAAAGTGATTTAATGAGAACAGATCTTGCTAAAGAAAAAACGGGTGTATTTACGGGTGCTTATGCGGTGAATCCTGTGAATGGCGAAAAAATGCCAATTTGGATTGCCGACTATGTACTTATGTCGTATGGAACTGGTGCGATCATGGCTGTTCCAGCGCATGATGAACGTGACTACGAATTTGCTAAGGAATTTGGCTTAGAAATTAAAGAAGTCGTTGCTGGTGGAGATATAGAAGAATCAGTTTATACAGGTGATGGTGCGCATGTTAATTCAGACTTCCTTGATGGCATGAATAAAGCCGAAGCAATTAAAGTGATGATTGACTGGCTTGAGAAGAAAAATGTTGGAACGAAGAAAATAACATACCGCCTTCGCGATTGGTTATTTAGCCGTCAACGCTATTGGGGTGAACCGATACCGATCATTCATTGGGAGGATGGAACGATGACTGGTGTGCCAGATGAACAACTTCCAGTCATTTTACCGGTGACAAATGAAATCAAGCCATCAGGTACAGGTGAATCACCACTTGCAAATATTTCTGACTGGCTTAATGTTGAAGATCCAGTGACAGGCAAGAAAGGCCGCCGCGAAACAAATACAATGCCACAATGGGCGGGAAGCTGTTGGTATTATCTTCGTTATATCGATCCAGATAATGATAAAGCATTGGCAGACGAAGAATTATTAAAAAAATGGCTTCCAGTTGATATTTATATTGGCGGTGCGGAGCATGCAGTCCTTCACTTATTATATGCAAGATTCTGGCATAAATTTTTATATGATATTGGTATTGTTCCAACAAAAGAGCCATTCCAAAAGCTTTTTAACCAAGGTATGATTCTTGGAGAAAATAATGAAAAAATGAGTAAGTCAAAAGGTAATGTGGTCAATCCTGATCATATTGTAGAAAGTCATGGTGCAGACACGCTTCGCTTGTATGAAATGTTTATGGGACCACTTGATTCATCGATCGCCTGGTCAGCAACAGGACTTGATGGAGCACGCCGTTTCCTTGACAGAGTATGGCGCTTACTTGTAAATGAAGATGGTAGCATATCTGAAAAGGTACGCTCAGGATCTGGTACTGAACTGGAAAAAGTATATCATCAAACTGTGAAAAAAGTGACGGAAGATTACGAGACACTAGGCTTTAATACAGCTATTTCTCAACTGATGGTATTTATTAATGAAGGATATAAATCGGACATTTTGCCAAAAGATTACATCGAAGGTTTTGTTAAAATGTTGGCGCCAATTTGTCCGCATATTAGTGAAGAATTATGGCAAAAGCTTGGCCATGAAGAAACATTAACTTATGAAGCTTGGCCCGTGTATGATGAAAATAAACTTATCGACGATGAAGTAGAAGTCGTTGTACAAATTAACGGCAAGGTTAGAGCAAAAATGATGATTTCACGTGAATTAACTCGTGAACAGCTAGAGAAGATTGCTGTGAACGACGAAAAAGTGAAGATCATGATAGAAGGAAAAACAATCCGGAAAGTAATTGCAGTGCCTGGGAAGTTAGTAAATATTGTAGCGAATTAA
- a CDS encoding YpzI family protein — protein MGRDRQEKKLKEMKKVESDRDQALHYGGATRLEKPGEKGKVISE, from the coding sequence ATGGGAAGAGATAGACAGGAAAAAAAGCTAAAAGAAATGAAAAAAGTTGAATCAGATCGTGATCAAGCCTTACATTATGGTGGTGCAACGAGGCTTGAAAAACCGGGCGAAAAGGGAAAAGTCATAAGCGAATAA
- a CDS encoding MDR family MFS transporter, giving the protein MPKALWLLVIGMLVNVTGASFLWPLNAIYIHDHLGKSLSIAGFVLMLNSGGSVIGNLLGGFLYDKLGGYRSIMLGIIISVVALTGLTFWHGWPHYVIFLIIIGFGSGIIFPSMFAMAGFVWKEGGRKAFNAVYVAQNAGVAIGSALGGFVASYSFDYIFLANLLMYIVFLFIALFGYKNIAGQQLPQTNVIQQRKPIKNKHKLYALMILCAVYFLGWVAYVQWQSTIAAYTQAVNISLKQYSVLWTINGALIVLAQPVLQWALRNYSNRLKGQILVGIGIFIISFGVAGIASDFKGFLAAMLILTMGEMLVWPVVPTVANQLAPKGREGFYQGIVNSTATGGRMIGPVLGGVLVDMYGMPVLFGFLIGLLLVALILACFYDRPLKANELQSNKQ; this is encoded by the coding sequence ATGCCGAAAGCCTTATGGCTGTTAGTAATCGGGATGCTTGTAAATGTAACAGGTGCATCGTTTTTGTGGCCATTAAATGCTATTTATATACATGATCATTTAGGGAAATCTTTGTCTATTGCCGGTTTCGTGTTAATGCTAAATTCAGGAGGCAGCGTTATTGGAAATTTATTGGGAGGATTTTTATATGATAAATTAGGTGGATATCGATCAATCATGCTCGGCATTATCATTTCGGTCGTAGCGCTTACCGGGTTAACTTTTTGGCATGGATGGCCACATTATGTGATTTTTTTGATTATAATCGGTTTTGGGAGCGGAATTATTTTTCCATCAATGTTTGCTATGGCAGGCTTTGTATGGAAGGAAGGTGGTAGAAAAGCATTTAATGCTGTTTATGTAGCGCAAAATGCTGGGGTGGCAATTGGATCAGCGCTTGGTGGTTTTGTTGCATCTTACTCCTTCGACTATATTTTCTTAGCAAATTTATTGATGTATATTGTCTTTTTATTCATTGCCTTATTTGGCTATAAAAATATCGCAGGTCAACAGCTGCCGCAAACAAACGTAATACAACAAAGAAAACCAATTAAAAACAAACATAAACTATATGCGCTCATGATTCTATGTGCTGTTTATTTTCTTGGTTGGGTAGCTTATGTCCAATGGCAATCAACGATTGCTGCTTACACACAGGCCGTAAATATTTCATTGAAACAATACAGTGTTCTTTGGACGATAAATGGTGCATTGATTGTACTTGCACAGCCGGTATTACAATGGGCTCTTCGAAATTACAGTAATCGTTTAAAAGGGCAAATTTTAGTTGGGATTGGCATTTTTATTATTTCTTTTGGAGTGGCTGGAATCGCTAGTGATTTTAAAGGTTTTCTAGCTGCAATGCTTATTTTAACAATGGGTGAAATGCTTGTTTGGCCAGTTGTACCAACAGTAGCTAATCAGCTAGCGCCAAAAGGTAGAGAAGGATTTTACCAAGGAATTGTCAATAGTACGGCCACAGGTGGCAGGATGATAGGCCCAGTGCTTGGCGGTGTTCTTGTTGATATGTATGGAATGCCTGTTTTGTTTGGATTTTTAATTGGGTTACTCTTGGTTGCGCTAATTTTGGCTTGTTTTTACGATCGACCGCTTAAAGCTAATGAGTTACAATCAAACAAGCAATAG
- a CDS encoding YtzC family protein, with protein MATRQSIEDCLNRCESAILVAQEQQDLANRQEHYYDVEFGEAQEQLEVAVKDLEKLSDSSNAQQREQLYRARLKVQQLQNNMILRS; from the coding sequence ATGGCAACTCGTCAATCGATTGAAGACTGTTTGAATCGGTGTGAATCAGCCATTCTTGTCGCACAGGAGCAACAAGATCTAGCGAATAGACAAGAACATTATTATGATGTGGAATTCGGCGAAGCACAGGAGCAACTTGAAGTAGCCGTTAAAGATCTTGAAAAACTCTCGGACAGTTCTAACGCACAACAAAGAGAACAGCTTTATCGTGCCCGACTAAAGGTGCAGCAGTTGCAGAATAATATGATCCTCAGATCGTAA
- a CDS encoding class I SAM-dependent methyltransferase, with translation MNLPRVLEFARMILQTSVNIGDIVVDATIGNGHDTLFLAKLIGQTGHVYGFDIQEAAIIQTNLRLNRDNLSERTTLFQRGHEQLLAMIPEHDQRKITGAILNLGYLPKGDKSIVTNPDTTISAVEQLLTVMSKGGTIVLVVYSGHPQGAEERDVLLQYVKDLEQEKAHVLQYGFINQRNSPPFIIAIEKK, from the coding sequence ATGAACTTACCTCGTGTACTGGAATTTGCACGAATGATTTTACAAACGAGCGTAAATATTGGAGATATTGTCGTCGATGCCACAATTGGAAATGGCCATGATACTTTGTTTTTGGCAAAGCTCATTGGTCAAACAGGGCATGTATATGGTTTTGACATTCAAGAAGCAGCAATTATTCAAACAAACCTTCGACTTAATAGAGATAATTTAAGTGAACGCACCACCCTTTTCCAACGCGGACATGAACAATTACTTGCTATGATTCCAGAACATGATCAAAGAAAGATTACCGGAGCTATTCTCAATCTTGGCTATTTACCAAAAGGCGACAAATCGATTGTCACGAATCCAGATACGACAATTTCCGCCGTCGAGCAATTACTAACTGTAATGTCTAAAGGAGGAACAATTGTCTTGGTTGTGTATTCTGGTCATCCTCAAGGTGCGGAAGAACGGGATGTATTGCTCCAATACGTAAAAGATCTTGAGCAAGAAAAAGCTCATGTTTTACAATACGGTTTCATCAATCAAAGAAATAGTCCGCCATTTATCATTGCCATAGAAAAAAAGTAA
- a CDS encoding tetraprenyl-beta-curcumene synthase family protein → MSLPSQPFSLMNQVYRNIMPSVHAELAYWKKRAEEIPNQELKEQALASIEHKTFHCEGGSIMALTALEKRESAIKFIVAYQTISDYLDNLCDRSTSLDPKDFTALHESMMDALSVGELPKSYYRLRDDQDDGGYLAELMQTCQSVLSNVANYETIKPFLVELCQYYCDLQIHKHVRKEEREERLKSWYAQNKSNLPEMGWHEFSACSGSTLGIFCLVSYALRSDFEAKHADMIRDGYFPYIQGLHILLDYFIDQDEDRECGDLNFCFYYANEEELFTRLIHFLNEADRHTSELPDTKFHKLINRGLIGVYLSDRKVNEQKKVRVMARKVMKHSGAVSYFFYWNGRAYRWVQQLFSGPEKKVSILNR, encoded by the coding sequence ATGAGTTTGCCTTCACAGCCATTTTCCTTAATGAACCAAGTGTACAGAAATATTATGCCTTCAGTACATGCGGAACTTGCTTATTGGAAAAAACGGGCGGAAGAAATTCCGAATCAAGAATTAAAAGAACAGGCATTAGCTAGTATTGAGCATAAAACATTTCACTGTGAAGGTGGATCAATTATGGCATTAACGGCTCTTGAAAAAAGGGAGTCAGCCATAAAATTTATCGTTGCATACCAAACAATCAGCGATTATTTGGATAATTTATGTGATAGAAGTACATCGCTAGATCCGAAAGATTTTACTGCTTTGCATGAATCAATGATGGATGCATTAAGTGTCGGTGAGCTCCCGAAATCTTATTATAGACTTCGTGATGATCAAGATGACGGTGGTTATTTGGCTGAACTTATGCAAACATGTCAATCTGTTTTGAGTAATGTAGCAAACTATGAAACGATCAAGCCATTTTTGGTTGAACTTTGCCAGTATTATTGTGATTTGCAAATACATAAACATGTACGGAAAGAAGAACGTGAAGAAAGATTAAAAAGCTGGTATGCACAAAATAAGAGTAACTTACCAGAAATGGGTTGGCATGAATTTTCCGCTTGCTCTGGCTCTACTTTAGGGATTTTCTGTCTTGTTTCATATGCACTACGCAGTGATTTTGAGGCTAAGCATGCAGACATGATTCGAGATGGTTATTTTCCTTATATTCAAGGGTTACATATTTTATTGGATTATTTTATTGACCAGGACGAGGATCGAGAATGCGGAGATTTAAATTTCTGTTTTTATTATGCTAATGAAGAAGAATTGTTTACAAGACTTATTCATTTTTTAAACGAAGCGGACAGGCATACAAGTGAGTTGCCTGATACAAAGTTCCATAAATTAATTAATAGAGGGCTCATAGGAGTTTACTTATCAGATAGGAAAGTAAATGAGCAGAAAAAGGTTAGAGTGATGGCGCGAAAAGTAATGAAACATAGCGGTGCGGTGAGTTATTTTTTCTATTGGAATGGTCGAGCATACCGGTGGGTACAGCAACTGTTTTCAGGCCCAGAAAAAAAAGTATCTATTCTTAATCGATAG
- a CDS encoding alpha/beta hydrolase, with protein MRKWEAIETAKAVIVIVHGAMEHQGRYGWLIEMWRINGFHVIVGDLPGQGLTTRSHRGHIDSFNEYIEETKLWLEEANTYALPIFILGHSMGGLTVIRLLQSVDVHIDGVILSSPCLGLMEYPPPPINALSVGLNWIAPELKVNSSLSIDLVTRNEDEKMRAMNDSLYVTKVSVRWYRELIKAMKAAITHISDFPDVPLLVMQGGDDKIVNKLDVRIWFNRLNNSEKLYKEWTDCYHEIFNEPEREIIFNYAKNFAEMRLRMLGYVSTRE; from the coding sequence ATGAGGAAATGGGAAGCAATCGAAACTGCTAAAGCAGTAATCGTAATTGTGCATGGAGCGATGGAGCATCAAGGGCGATATGGATGGTTGATTGAAATGTGGAGAATAAATGGATTTCATGTGATTGTAGGCGATTTGCCTGGTCAAGGACTAACGACGCGTTCACATAGAGGACATATTGACTCCTTTAACGAATATATAGAAGAAACAAAATTATGGCTAGAAGAAGCAAATACGTATGCCTTACCTATATTTATATTAGGACATAGTATGGGGGGGCTAACCGTAATTAGGCTTTTACAAAGTGTGGATGTGCATATTGATGGTGTTATATTATCCTCGCCTTGCTTAGGGCTCATGGAGTATCCACCACCACCAATTAATGCTTTATCAGTAGGATTGAACTGGATTGCACCTGAGTTAAAAGTGAACAGCTCATTAAGTATTGATTTAGTGACCAGGAATGAAGATGAAAAGATGCGTGCGATGAATGATAGCTTGTATGTAACGAAAGTATCTGTACGATGGTATAGGGAATTAATAAAAGCAATGAAAGCGGCAATTACGCATATTTCAGATTTTCCTGATGTACCGTTATTGGTTATGCAGGGCGGAGATGATAAAATTGTAAATAAGCTTGATGTTAGAATATGGTTTAATCGCCTAAACAATTCCGAAAAGCTCTATAAAGAGTGGACAGATTGTTACCATGAAATTTTTAACGAACCAGAAAGAGAAATTATTTTTAATTATGCTAAAAACTTTGCGGAGATGAGACTTCGAATGTTGGGGTATGTATCGACTAGAGAATGA
- a CDS encoding gamma carbonic anhydrase, with the protein MAIYPFNGKTPNIDASAYIADYATITGDVTIGKNSSVWFNCVIRGDVASTVIGEKVNIQDNSVLHQSPNKPLIIEDGATIGHQVILHSSIIRKKALIGMGSIILDGAEIGEGAFIGAGSLVPQGKKIPANTLAFGRPAKVVRELNEMDIKDMERIAREYVEKAHYYKSIQQK; encoded by the coding sequence ATGGCTATATATCCATTCAATGGAAAAACACCTAATATAGATGCTTCAGCATATATTGCGGATTATGCTACAATAACAGGAGATGTCACAATTGGTAAAAATTCAAGTGTCTGGTTTAACTGTGTGATTCGCGGTGATGTTGCATCCACAGTAATCGGTGAGAAAGTAAATATCCAAGATAATTCAGTACTGCATCAAAGCCCGAATAAGCCATTAATTATAGAAGATGGCGCTACGATCGGCCATCAAGTCATTCTACATAGTAGTATCATTAGAAAAAAAGCGCTCATTGGTATGGGTTCCATTATTTTAGATGGTGCGGAAATTGGTGAAGGAGCTTTTATTGGTGCAGGAAGTCTTGTCCCACAAGGTAAAAAAATCCCAGCCAATACACTTGCTTTTGGGCGGCCCGCCAAAGTAGTTCGGGAATTAAACGAAATGGATATAAAAGATATGGAAAGAATTGCGAGGGAATATGTAGAAAAAGCTCATTATTATAAATCTATCCAGCAAAAATAG
- a CDS encoding C39 family peptidase, which translates to MKALLFILIAFVLVLLTVLFIKNKQNSLISTLFSFTILTVFGFAAIFWGIRETDNIKTIEIARASAIKGKEPSIIQIEEKVLIDAPVIEQFPELPRGCEVTSLAMLLESAGIKTDKMKLAEEVRKDPAKRSFKNGQIHFGNPNKGFVGNMYTFNEPGLGVYHEPIMELAEKYLPGKIVNLSNQSFDELKIPLSDARPVWVIINSQYKELDDSYFQTWHTKEGKIRITMKEHSVLITGYDKDYVYFNDPLTGLKNKKAPIKDFEKSWVQMGSHALTYSLD; encoded by the coding sequence ATGAAGGCATTGCTTTTTATCCTTATAGCTTTTGTTTTAGTTTTGCTAACTGTTCTTTTTATTAAAAATAAGCAAAATTCGCTAATTTCAACATTGTTTTCTTTTACGATCCTCACTGTATTTGGATTTGCAGCTATTTTTTGGGGAATACGTGAAACAGATAACATCAAAACAATAGAAATTGCGAGAGCTTCAGCAATAAAAGGAAAAGAACCATCAATCATACAAATAGAGGAAAAGGTCTTAATTGACGCACCTGTTATTGAGCAATTTCCAGAATTGCCGCGCGGCTGTGAGGTAACATCACTTGCAATGCTACTTGAAAGTGCAGGCATAAAGACAGATAAAATGAAGCTAGCAGAAGAAGTGCGAAAAGATCCGGCTAAACGCAGTTTCAAAAATGGACAAATCCACTTTGGTAATCCAAATAAAGGTTTTGTTGGTAATATGTATACATTTAACGAACCTGGTCTAGGTGTCTATCATGAACCAATTATGGAGCTGGCGGAAAAGTATTTACCGGGGAAAATCGTAAATTTATCTAATCAATCCTTTGATGAATTGAAAATTCCACTATCAGATGCTCGCCCAGTTTGGGTCATTATCAATTCTCAGTATAAAGAACTTGATGACTCCTATTTTCAAACATGGCACACGAAAGAAGGTAAAATACGGATTACAATGAAAGAGCATTCCGTGTTAATAACCGGCTATGATAAAGACTATGTATATTTTAACGACCCATTAACAGGACTAAAAAATAAAAAAGCACCCATTAAAGATTTTGAAAAATCTTGGGTGCAAATGGGAAGCCATGCGCTTACCTATTCTCTCGATTAG